From Desulfosalsimonas propionicica, the proteins below share one genomic window:
- the galE gene encoding UDP-glucose 4-epimerase GalE, translated as MKILLTGGAGYIGTHTCVSLIAAGHRPVVADNLVNARAESVLRVEKIAGTCVPFYQTDLRNKTELRQIFDNEQIECVIHFAGLKSVAESVQKPLSYYDNNLGATLALCEVMADLGVRDLVFSSSATVYGSPEQVPIKEDAPVAPFNPYGRTKLMIEQILKDLSAADPRWNVALLRYFNPVGAHVSGLIGEDPADIPNNLMPYISAVAVGRLAEVQVFGNDYPTADGTGVRDYIHVMDLAEGHVRALEKLWQNCGCVTYNLGTGRGYSVLEMIVAFENACNKKIPYRITGRRPGDIAECYADPGLAQKELNWQAQHGIDRMCVDTWRWQSMNPKGYRE; from the coding sequence ATGAAGATCCTGCTTACCGGCGGGGCCGGATACATCGGCACCCACACATGCGTTTCACTCATTGCGGCCGGCCACAGGCCAGTTGTGGCCGACAATCTGGTCAATGCCAGGGCTGAATCAGTCCTTCGGGTGGAAAAAATCGCCGGCACCTGTGTGCCGTTTTATCAAACAGATCTGCGCAACAAGACGGAACTGCGACAGATATTTGACAATGAGCAGATCGAATGCGTGATTCATTTCGCTGGGTTAAAAAGCGTTGCCGAATCCGTGCAAAAGCCTTTGTCCTATTATGACAACAACCTGGGGGCGACTCTTGCCCTCTGCGAGGTCATGGCGGATCTCGGGGTCAGGGACTTGGTTTTCAGCTCTTCTGCCACGGTCTATGGCAGCCCGGAGCAGGTGCCCATTAAAGAGGACGCCCCGGTTGCGCCCTTTAACCCGTACGGCCGCACCAAGCTGATGATCGAGCAGATTCTCAAGGATCTGAGCGCTGCAGACCCGCGCTGGAACGTGGCCCTGCTGCGGTATTTCAACCCGGTTGGCGCCCATGTCAGCGGGCTGATCGGAGAGGACCCGGCTGATATTCCCAACAACCTGATGCCCTATATCAGTGCTGTGGCTGTGGGCCGGCTGGCTGAAGTGCAGGTGTTTGGCAATGACTATCCCACCGCCGACGGCACAGGCGTGCGCGATTACATCCATGTCATGGACCTGGCAGAGGGACATGTGCGGGCTCTGGAAAAGCTTTGGCAAAACTGCGGCTGTGTTACCTACAATCTGGGCACGGGACGGGGCTATTCCGTGCTGGAAATGATTGTGGCATTTGAAAACGCCTGCAACAAAAAAATCCCCTATCGCATCACCGGACGCCGGCCCGGCGATATCGCCGAATGCTATGCAGACCCCGGCCTTGCGCAAAAGGAGCTAAACTGGCAGGCCCAACACGGCATTGACAGAATGTGCGTTGATACATGGCGCTGGCAGTCCATGAACCCGAAGGGGTATAGGGAATAA
- a CDS encoding pseudouridine synthase, with translation MADKNRSMEILYMDTHFVAVNKPAGLMVHRSRLVPRNTRFALQMVRDQVGCHVYPVHRLDKPTSGVLIFGLYPKAAGRLAQCFSDRQVTKLYLAVVRGWAPESGIIDKPLARYRDKKKRTNIIQPALTRFLRLGTIELPYPVNRYPTSRYSLILARPETGRLHQIRRHLHHISHPVIGDQPHGDGRHNRFFARTFGCSRLLLAAVRVVFDHPFTEAAITIDAPLDGRFCHVLNSFGWRAAASRHMVPPFFPLLT, from the coding sequence TTGGCTGATAAAAACCGGTCCATGGAAATCCTTTACATGGACACGCATTTTGTGGCTGTCAACAAGCCGGCCGGTCTCATGGTGCACAGAAGCCGCCTGGTGCCCCGAAACACCCGGTTTGCCCTCCAGATGGTGCGCGACCAGGTGGGCTGCCATGTCTACCCGGTCCACCGCCTGGACAAGCCCACCTCCGGGGTCCTGATTTTCGGGCTTTACCCGAAAGCCGCCGGGCGCCTGGCCCAATGCTTTTCAGACCGCCAGGTCACCAAGCTCTATCTGGCCGTGGTCCGGGGATGGGCGCCAGAATCGGGCATCATTGACAAGCCCCTGGCCAGATACCGGGACAAAAAAAAACGCACCAACATTATCCAGCCCGCGCTGACCCGGTTTTTGCGCCTGGGCACCATTGAACTGCCCTACCCGGTGAACCGCTATCCCACCAGCCGGTATTCGCTTATCCTGGCCCGTCCGGAAACCGGCCGACTCCACCAGATCCGGCGGCACCTGCATCATATCTCCCATCCGGTCATCGGGGACCAGCCCCACGGAGACGGTCGTCACAACCGCTTTTTTGCCAGAACCTTCGGCTGCTCCCGGCTTTTGCTGGCAGCGGTACGGGTGGTGTTTGATCACCCCTTCACCGAAGCGGCAATTACCATCGACGCTCCCCTTGACGGTCGTTTCTGCCATGTTTTAAACAGCTTTGGCTGGCGCGCGGCCGCCTCCAGACACATGGTGCCGCCCTTTTTTCCCTTGCTGACCTGA
- a CDS encoding ATP-binding protein produces the protein MKLNRDPKPPFPDISENTNLLILLIDSQRRVQNLIMPENPDSREPLDDMGGKPPGEVLCCCNAEDYPEGCGKTPACGQCEINQAIREAMERRAACYRRKARLNKQSEETRFSCTVFVSTMCIDNGENQADPRILMCVEETQQLKQAMTEIAEQKAQLSSLFHTSPIALGFVEPMMENEIVRDRIIRDVNERLCEMTGYRRDQLVGKSARILYPEKRDYDRVALEIQEQIAQKGLGTMETRWQTKNGQSLEISLRSAPIDPRNLSLGLSFTGMDITDQKQAEKERKKLEERLRHSQKLEAVGKLSGGIAHEFNNLLQIINGYADLMADELEQHHPSRACLNEISAAGSRAADMVRHLLAFSRKQIMQMKEVEINGLIEKTISMLRGLIGEKIEIDYIPGRHVGRAHLDAAHIQQVLLNLCLNAKDAMPEGGTVTIETENVLINGQYCRTHEWAEPGRFALISVTDAGCGMDSQTAARIFEPFFTTKPREKNNGMGLSTAYGIICQHQGMINVYSEPGRGTMFKIYLPVTQRRATDVEVNLQGRVKGGTETLLVAEDDKMVCDLMQTVLSRAGYKVFCAKDGETAIELFTQNRDKIDLAVLDVVMPIKDGRQVHDAIKEFSPDFRVLFSSGYNGNAIHTNFVLHKDMQLLQKPFTTDELLRKVRALLDAEKPPKQ, from the coding sequence ATGAAGCTGAACCGTGATCCCAAACCGCCCTTTCCAGACATTTCCGAAAACACCAATCTGCTTATACTGCTCATCGACAGCCAGCGGCGGGTACAGAATCTGATCATGCCTGAAAACCCGGATTCTCGCGAGCCTTTGGACGACATGGGCGGAAAGCCGCCGGGCGAGGTTTTGTGCTGCTGTAATGCCGAAGATTATCCAGAGGGGTGCGGAAAAACCCCTGCCTGCGGGCAATGCGAAATCAACCAGGCCATCAGAGAAGCCATGGAGCGCCGCGCCGCCTGCTACCGCCGCAAAGCCCGCCTTAACAAGCAATCCGAAGAGACCCGGTTTAGCTGCACGGTTTTTGTCTCCACCATGTGCATTGATAATGGAGAAAACCAGGCCGATCCCCGCATACTCATGTGCGTGGAGGAAACCCAGCAACTGAAACAGGCCATGACCGAGATTGCTGAACAAAAAGCGCAGCTGAGCAGCCTGTTTCACACATCTCCCATCGCTCTGGGCTTCGTGGAGCCCATGATGGAAAACGAGATTGTCCGGGACCGGATCATCCGGGACGTCAATGAACGGCTCTGCGAGATGACGGGATACCGGCGGGATCAGCTGGTGGGAAAAAGCGCCCGGATTCTGTACCCGGAAAAAAGGGATTACGACCGGGTAGCTCTGGAGATACAGGAGCAGATTGCACAAAAGGGCCTGGGCACGATGGAAACCAGATGGCAGACCAAAAACGGCCAAAGTTTGGAAATTTCCCTGAGATCCGCCCCCATTGATCCCCGGAACCTGTCCCTTGGCCTGAGTTTTACCGGCATGGACATCACGGATCAGAAACAGGCCGAAAAAGAGCGCAAAAAGCTCGAAGAACGGCTGCGGCATAGCCAGAAACTGGAAGCCGTGGGCAAGCTTTCAGGCGGAATTGCTCATGAATTCAATAATCTGCTCCAGATCATCAACGGTTATGCAGATCTTATGGCCGATGAACTGGAACAGCACCACCCGAGCCGGGCGTGTTTAAATGAAATCAGCGCCGCCGGCAGCCGGGCAGCGGACATGGTCCGCCACCTGCTGGCATTCAGCAGAAAGCAAATCATGCAGATGAAAGAGGTAGAAATCAACGGGCTCATTGAGAAAACCATATCCATGCTGCGGGGTCTGATCGGAGAAAAAATCGAAATCGACTATATCCCGGGGCGGCACGTGGGCCGGGCACACCTTGATGCCGCCCATATCCAGCAGGTGTTGCTCAATTTATGCCTCAATGCCAAAGATGCCATGCCCGAAGGCGGCACCGTAACCATTGAAACCGAAAATGTGCTCATCAACGGCCAGTACTGCCGGACCCATGAATGGGCCGAACCGGGACGGTTTGCGCTGATCAGCGTCACAGACGCAGGCTGCGGCATGGATTCCCAAACAGCCGCCAGAATTTTTGAGCCGTTCTTTACCACCAAACCACGGGAGAAAAACAACGGTATGGGTCTGTCCACAGCTTACGGCATCATCTGCCAGCATCAGGGCATGATCAATGTCTACTCCGAGCCGGGCCGGGGCACCATGTTTAAAATCTATCTGCCGGTAACCCAAAGACGGGCAACGGATGTGGAGGTCAACCTCCAGGGGCGGGTAAAGGGCGGTACCGAAACTCTCCTGGTGGCAGAAGATGATAAAATGGTCTGCGACTTGATGCAGACCGTGCTAAGCCGGGCCGGATACAAGGTCTTTTGCGCAAAAGACGGCGAGACAGCCATTGAATTGTTTACCCAAAACCGTGACAAAATCGATCTGGCGGTTCTTGACGTGGTCATGCCCATAAAAGACGGCCGACAGGTTCATGACGCCATCAAGGAATTCAGCCCGGATTTCCGGGTACTTTTTTCCAGCGGATACAACGGAAACGCCATTCATACCAATTTCGTACTCCACAAGGACATGCAGCTTCTGCAAAAGCCCTTTACCACCGATGAACTGCTCAGAAAGGTCCGGGCTTTGCTGGATGCCGAAAAACCGCCGAAACAATAG
- a CDS encoding YkgJ family cysteine cluster protein, whose amino-acid sequence MKQSPDKVVYGSRTEVTGGGFYFACHPGVPCFTRCCKNPDMYLYPYDIIRLKSRLAMDSETFLDTHTYTAVRDNPWFPHVMLKMSQKQDRPCSFLTGQGCTVYADRPFSCRAYPLEPALSRDMDGRRPDRYFVVRHPYCKGHEQDPYQSVEQWIADQELGPFIEHNRRWAAIDALLRANPWGAKGLENPAVKMVFMAAFNPDRFREFVFSSSFLKRFDIPASRKAAVEARDTDLMGLGFDWIEFLLTGKGPLAEAKTG is encoded by the coding sequence ATGAAACAATCGCCTGACAAGGTTGTATACGGCAGCCGCACCGAAGTGACCGGCGGCGGGTTTTATTTTGCCTGTCACCCGGGGGTGCCCTGTTTTACCCGCTGCTGCAAAAATCCGGACATGTATCTGTATCCCTATGATATCATCCGGCTCAAATCCCGGCTGGCAATGGATTCGGAAACCTTTCTTGACACCCATACCTATACGGCCGTGCGCGACAATCCCTGGTTTCCGCACGTAATGCTTAAAATGAGCCAAAAACAGGACCGTCCGTGTTCCTTTTTAACCGGGCAGGGATGCACGGTTTATGCGGACCGGCCTTTTTCATGCCGCGCCTATCCGCTGGAACCCGCCCTTTCCAGGGACATGGACGGGCGCCGGCCGGATCGGTATTTTGTCGTGCGCCATCCTTACTGCAAGGGTCATGAGCAGGACCCGTACCAGAGCGTGGAACAGTGGATCGCAGACCAGGAGTTGGGTCCCTTTATTGAACACAATCGACGCTGGGCTGCCATTGATGCTTTGCTGCGCGCCAATCCCTGGGGAGCCAAAGGCCTGGAGAATCCGGCCGTAAAAATGGTTTTCATGGCCGCCTTTAACCCGGACCGCTTCAGGGAGTTTGTGTTTTCCAGCTCGTTTTTAAAGCGATTTGATATCCCCGCCAGCCGGAAGGCTGCAGTTGAAGCCCGGGATACGGATCTGATGGGGCTGGGATTTGACTGGATCGAGTTTCTGCTGACCGGAAAAGGTCCATTGGCGGAAGCAAAGACCGGGTAG
- a CDS encoding amidohydrolase family protein: MSTGSGQSAPNMANMPALNDAEGQRVPQEAGFVIDAHVHVFPQAVFSAVWKWFDAHAWPIRYRLDARSVFDFLLARGVGHVVALQYAHKPGIAEALNRFMVDICRDYPGRVTGLASVFPGEPDAPKILEKAFDAGLAGVKLHAHVQCFDLNSPEMDEICRVCSRAKKPLLIHAGREPKSPAYACDPYEICAVEKIDRMLDTHPDLRLCVPHLGADEFSAYARLIESSDRLWLDTAMAVTDYLPIDNPVRLSEMRADRVLYGSDFPNIPYAWDRELKELAAAGFSRDFLARLMWKNARDFYGISLNFNESEAYETIA; this comes from the coding sequence ATGAGCACCGGATCCGGACAATCAGCGCCCAATATGGCCAACATGCCCGCGCTAAACGATGCCGAGGGCCAGCGGGTTCCACAGGAGGCGGGTTTTGTGATCGATGCCCATGTGCACGTGTTTCCCCAGGCCGTTTTTTCGGCCGTCTGGAAATGGTTTGACGCCCATGCCTGGCCCATACGCTACCGGCTCGATGCCAGGTCGGTGTTCGATTTTCTGCTGGCCCGCGGGGTGGGGCATGTGGTGGCCCTGCAGTATGCGCACAAGCCCGGCATTGCAGAGGCGCTAAACCGATTCATGGTTGATATCTGCCGGGATTATCCGGGCCGGGTCACTGGTCTGGCCTCGGTTTTTCCCGGAGAGCCGGATGCGCCCAAAATCCTGGAAAAAGCCTTTGACGCCGGCCTGGCTGGGGTCAAACTGCACGCCCATGTCCAGTGCTTTGACTTAAACAGCCCGGAAATGGACGAGATCTGCCGTGTTTGCAGCCGGGCCAAAAAGCCCCTGCTCATCCACGCCGGAAGAGAGCCCAAAAGTCCGGCCTATGCCTGTGATCCTTATGAAATCTGCGCGGTGGAAAAAATTGACCGAATGCTTGACACCCATCCGGATCTACGGCTTTGCGTGCCCCATCTCGGAGCTGACGAGTTTTCCGCCTATGCCCGGCTCATTGAATCCAGCGACCGGCTCTGGCTGGACACGGCCATGGCGGTTACCGATTACTTACCCATTGACAACCCGGTAAGGCTTTCGGAGATGCGCGCAGACAGGGTTTTGTACGGATCGGATTTTCCCAACATCCCCTATGCCTGGGATCGGGAGTTGAAAGAATTGGCCGCAGCCGGTTTTTCCCGGGATTTTCTGGCCCGGCTCATGTGGAAAAACGCCCGGGATTTTTATGGCATTTCTTTGAATTTCAACGAATCTGAGGCTTATGAAACAATCGCCTGA
- the map gene encoding type I methionyl aminopeptidase, which produces MKNMTKIGRNDPCPCGSGKKYKKCCMGKQNANPVDIGKWYRQKYNIELKQPADIEAIRAAGRLVIQGLDRVEAELKAGMTTEEINTLVHDHAMANNAVPAPLNYRGFPKSVCTSVNEVICHGIPGDYVLKDGDIINVDITHIYNGYYADASKTFFVGTPGTDAEKIVGVAAGSLKAAMDMLAPDRTIGDIGWAIQRYAEGRGCSVVREFVGHGVGFDFHEPPQVPHYGKKGQGVVLVPGMVFTVEPMINLGTAKLFVEDDGWTAVTADRKLSAQFEQTFVITEDGFESLTPYSL; this is translated from the coding sequence ATGAAAAACATGACCAAAATCGGCAGAAATGACCCTTGTCCCTGCGGCAGCGGCAAAAAATACAAGAAATGCTGCATGGGCAAACAAAATGCCAATCCCGTTGATATTGGCAAATGGTACCGCCAGAAATACAACATCGAGCTCAAGCAGCCAGCAGACATCGAGGCCATCCGGGCTGCCGGCCGGCTGGTGATCCAGGGACTGGACCGGGTGGAAGCCGAACTCAAAGCCGGCATGACAACTGAGGAGATCAATACCCTGGTCCACGACCATGCCATGGCCAACAATGCCGTCCCCGCCCCGCTCAACTACCGCGGCTTCCCCAAAAGCGTTTGCACCTCGGTCAATGAGGTGATCTGCCACGGCATCCCCGGCGATTACGTGCTAAAGGACGGCGATATCATCAATGTGGATATCACCCATATTTATAACGGCTATTACGCGGATGCCAGTAAAACTTTTTTTGTGGGCACCCCGGGAACGGATGCGGAAAAAATCGTGGGCGTGGCCGCCGGCAGCCTGAAAGCGGCCATGGACATGCTGGCCCCGGATCGCACCATCGGCGATATCGGATGGGCCATCCAGCGATATGCAGAGGGCCGCGGCTGCTCCGTGGTAAGAGAGTTTGTGGGCCACGGCGTGGGTTTTGATTTCCATGAACCGCCCCAGGTGCCCCATTACGGAAAAAAAGGCCAGGGCGTGGTGCTGGTGCCGGGAATGGTCTTTACTGTTGAGCCCATGATCAACCTGGGCACGGCCAAGCTGTTTGTGGAAGATGATGGGTGGACCGCCGTGACCGCGGACCGCAAACTGTCCGCCCAGTTTGAGCAGACCTTTGTGATTACAGAAGACGGGTTTGAAAGTCTGACCCCGTATTCCCTGTGA
- the polA gene encoding DNA polymerase I, protein MSDEQRIYLVDGSTYIHRAYHAIRSLSTSRGFPTNAAYGFARMLIKLIQDRDPKYVAMVFDSRKPTFRHELYPDYKGHRPEMPEDLAMQIPVIHEITEGFNVPVFLMDGYEADDLIGTLARQAEAAGFEVVMVTGDKDMIQLITDKVTMWDPMKDQVTDRDRVLAEKGVEPHQMLDLQGLAGDSSDNIPGVPGIGPKTAATLVQTYGSMDELYARLDEIRAGKQREKLEQFQDQAFLSRKLAKIVTDAPIAFNPGDLAKKAPDANHLARLFRDLEFRKLQEDYPVVSDLSAKDYRVVRDAAALEALAEKLEKSPFFAIDTETTSTEAVRADLVGISVAMEADSAYYIPCGHTGPDAASQLSKTEVLKRLGPVLENPEIGKIGQNIKYDWTVLRRSGANLAGVIFDTMLASYLINPEKRAHGLNQIAMDYLDHRMITYDEVISAQGARLESFAQVPVEKAVTYACEDADITLAAYFKLSPTLESAGLSELLSGIELPLVPVLVKMEETGIRVDKDRLQAMSVDLARELERIEADIYTMAGEEFNINSSQQLGRILFDKLSLPTQKKTKKKTGYSTDVEVLTALCRHHELPELVLHHRMLAKLKSTYVDALFGLINPETGRIHTSFNQTITATGRLSSSNPNLQNIPIRTEAGRDVRRAFIPKQGWHFLAADYSQIELRLLAHYSGDEILISAFANDEDIHARTAAEVFFTDSQNVNAELRQQAKTINFGIIYGMGAYSLSKELGITRKMAQTYIDHYFERYNGVKRFIDQTIEDARQTGRVSTRFGRIRHVPDINSKNANMRGISERAAINTPIQGTAADLLKLAMIQVDADLSQQGLKTAMLLTVHDELVFEVPEDELETVQQRVRQIMENIAELSVPLKVNMAVGSNWAAAH, encoded by the coding sequence ATGAGCGATGAACAACGCATTTATCTGGTCGACGGCAGCACCTACATTCACCGGGCCTATCACGCCATCCGGTCCCTTTCCACCTCCAGGGGATTTCCCACCAATGCGGCCTACGGGTTTGCCCGGATGCTGATCAAGCTTATCCAGGACCGGGACCCCAAATACGTGGCCATGGTTTTTGACAGCCGGAAACCCACGTTCCGCCATGAACTCTACCCGGACTACAAGGGCCACCGGCCCGAGATGCCCGAAGATTTGGCCATGCAGATACCGGTAATCCACGAGATCACCGAAGGTTTTAACGTCCCGGTTTTCCTCATGGACGGCTATGAGGCAGATGATCTCATCGGCACCCTGGCCCGACAGGCAGAGGCGGCGGGATTTGAAGTGGTCATGGTGACCGGGGATAAGGATATGATCCAGCTGATTACCGACAAGGTCACCATGTGGGATCCCATGAAGGACCAGGTCACCGATAGGGACCGCGTACTGGCTGAAAAGGGCGTTGAGCCGCACCAGATGCTCGATCTTCAGGGTCTTGCCGGAGATTCTTCCGACAATATTCCGGGCGTGCCCGGAATCGGGCCCAAGACCGCTGCCACACTGGTGCAAACCTACGGGAGCATGGACGAACTTTATGCCCGCCTGGATGAAATCCGTGCGGGCAAGCAGCGGGAGAAACTGGAGCAATTTCAGGATCAGGCGTTTTTGAGCCGGAAGCTGGCCAAAATTGTCACGGATGCGCCCATTGCCTTCAACCCCGGGGATCTGGCCAAAAAAGCCCCGGATGCCAACCATCTGGCCCGGCTGTTTCGGGACCTGGAGTTTCGAAAGCTCCAGGAGGACTATCCCGTGGTCTCGGATTTGTCTGCCAAGGATTACCGTGTGGTGCGCGATGCCGCCGCCCTTGAGGCCTTGGCGGAAAAACTGGAAAAAAGTCCCTTTTTTGCCATTGACACGGAAACCACTTCAACCGAGGCGGTGCGCGCAGACCTGGTGGGCATTTCCGTGGCCATGGAAGCCGACTCTGCCTATTACATCCCATGCGGCCACACCGGTCCGGATGCCGCCTCCCAGCTTTCAAAAACCGAGGTTTTAAAAAGGCTTGGCCCGGTGCTGGAAAACCCGGAAATCGGAAAAATCGGCCAGAACATCAAGTATGACTGGACGGTTCTGCGCCGCAGCGGGGCAAATCTGGCTGGCGTGATCTTTGACACCATGCTGGCCTCCTACCTGATCAACCCGGAAAAGCGGGCTCATGGATTAAACCAGATTGCCATGGATTATTTGGATCATCGTATGATCACCTATGACGAGGTCATCTCAGCACAGGGAGCCAGGCTGGAAAGCTTTGCCCAGGTGCCTGTGGAAAAGGCGGTGACCTATGCGTGCGAGGATGCAGACATTACCCTGGCCGCTTATTTCAAGCTTTCTCCCACGCTTGAATCCGCGGGCCTGTCCGAACTTTTGTCCGGCATTGAACTGCCGCTGGTGCCGGTGCTGGTGAAAATGGAGGAAACCGGTATCCGGGTGGACAAAGACCGGCTGCAGGCCATGTCCGTGGATTTGGCCCGGGAGCTTGAGCGAATTGAAGCCGATATTTACACCATGGCCGGTGAGGAATTCAACATCAATTCCTCCCAGCAGCTTGGCCGTATTCTTTTTGACAAGCTCAGTCTTCCCACCCAGAAAAAAACAAAGAAAAAAACCGGTTATTCCACGGATGTGGAGGTGCTCACCGCCCTGTGCCGGCACCATGAACTGCCGGAGCTGGTGCTGCACCACCGGATGCTGGCCAAGCTCAAGTCCACATATGTGGATGCGCTTTTCGGATTGATTAACCCGGAAACCGGTCGGATTCATACCTCTTTTAACCAGACCATAACGGCCACGGGCCGGCTGAGCAGTTCCAATCCCAATCTGCAAAACATTCCCATCCGCACTGAGGCGGGCCGGGATGTGCGCCGGGCGTTTATTCCCAAACAGGGCTGGCATTTCCTGGCTGCCGATTATTCCCAGATCGAGCTTCGTCTGCTGGCCCATTACTCAGGCGATGAAATTCTGATTTCGGCATTTGCCAATGATGAAGACATCCACGCGCGAACCGCGGCAGAGGTGTTTTTCACGGATTCGCAAAACGTGAACGCGGAACTGCGCCAGCAGGCCAAGACCATCAATTTCGGTATCATCTACGGCATGGGGGCCTATTCCCTGTCCAAAGAGCTGGGCATCACCCGGAAAATGGCGCAAACCTATATTGATCATTATTTTGAGCGCTACAACGGGGTGAAAAGGTTCATTGATCAGACCATTGAAGATGCCCGCCAAACCGGGCGGGTTTCCACGCGGTTCGGACGGATCCGCCATGTCCCGGATATTAACAGCAAAAACGCCAATATGCGCGGGATTTCCGAGCGCGCGGCCATTAATACGCCTATCCAGGGCACGGCGGCGGATCTTTTGAAGCTGGCCATGATCCAAGTGGATGCGGATCTTTCACAACAGGGTCTGAAAACGGCCATGCTGCTGACCGTGCATGACGAACTGGTATTCGAAGTGCCCGAAGATGAGCTGGAAACAGTTCAGCAGCGCGTCCGGCAGATCATGGAAAATATCGCCGAACTCTCCGTGCCCTTGAAGGTCAATATGGCCGTGGGCAGCAACTGGGCGGCAGCCCACTGA